In Tachypleus tridentatus isolate NWPU-2018 chromosome 7, ASM421037v1, whole genome shotgun sequence, a genomic segment contains:
- the LOC143255867 gene encoding uncharacterized protein LOC143255867 isoform X3, with amino-acid sequence MGSCYSCKSSSVNHSYQYTTVSMEPAKYEDSLKPVRAIPYVRSTSESSFGSLFKKGNSSSSRLPQPWKRNEIASFQKDSLLNNPKNLACHSKQYSLVENSSGALGNNRYSLSSGTSASTKSSVPQSEQDFSGNLVSYPDNNLVQTHSINPVNNLNNLDTVEVSRKKDARDPVTNTSGNAIYYQQDRMVSNSKYKQQTQRTMLHSLESHGKYSLGVSPTKQADRQLSLRAVSRSCPNYVGQSAAKENEKGQCNRIRVHSFQKPTKLTAHITGLPQPQVPQFLGHQPQMNLYGDQTHSKSHESSISDRLKSTCTACTTLQDKNKKKNQLSSSESSKISKQLLESNEEADSSYSSVINNLLDKDSGIGNSFAESENKGDDSDTLKDVEHFDSFESSPVSQDNSSIAFSSVETSKISEHPKTAVQKRFEFVKERSLHHMKNPSIKQQFHLQKNFDTSLLTDSPGKQTKSSSDTVYPHSYGSYRGLLAYRKIPPLKHFQDIPAWKKMCDSNFNQRRSYEHYPTTTPKEVKQVLNQELTSSAENQIKNKSQNVKEKESIFKSSPRAGKYKDSSSRCCLKGSKNNTGQIVEDLPDSKSQLFISSRLETENKDFICNEEISDQIKPTLCEEERANENTCGSTLQQSVSELQQLQTASTFKQISDRHSTLCRGSLKSYSDIGSSCSSLASDDLMLDFEKSMDNIFGEASKDEESLQHVIIDEIEEEKHDKFSPLTRPCMKRHSFTDFESRSVPRMRLERKGLHTRADGLSKRPSSLEYFKEWRHRSVSLPLRPPRQLTITEGEDGSMKLDASSYRVLCQDLNSMKTMLLRLKRVLQESETLNPFEAYSQLAVFYPNSSTSDSSMVCTAPADDGKMKNEASDLPILMQENADLRRQLVLLQQQLKERDCTIHLLQQQMKRSTEVI; translated from the exons ATGGGCTCATGCTACTCCTGTAAATCTAGCAGTGTAAATCATAGTTACCAGTACACTACCGTGTCCATGGAACCTGCAAAATATGAGGACTCCTTGAAGCCTGTGAGAGCTATTCCTTATGTTAGGAGTACATCAGAATCTTCATTTGGTTCGTTATTTAAAAAGGGCAATTCTAGCTCTAGTAGACTCCCACAACCTTGGAAAAGAAATGAAATTGCCAGTTTCCAAAAAGATTCATTGCTGAACAATCCAAAAAATTTGGCTTGTCATTCTAAACAATATTCACTTGTTGAAAATTCTTCTGGAGCTCTTGGAAACAATAGATATTCATTGTCATCAGGCACTTCAGCTTCTACTAAGTCTAGTGTACCTCAATCTGAGCAAGATTTCTCAGGTAATTTAGTATCATATCCCGATAATAATTTAGTCCAGACACATTCCATTAATCCTGTCAACAATTTGAACAACTTAGATACTGTTGAGGTATCCAGAAAGAAAGATGCACGTGATCCTGTTACTAATACATCAGGCAATGCAATTTATTATCAACAAGACCGTATGGTTTCTAACAGTAAGTATAAACAGCAAACTCAAAGAACAATGCTACATTCTCTGGAAAGCCATGGAAAATATTCATTAGGTGTTTCACCCACTAAACAGGCAGATAGACAGCTTAGTTTAAGAGCTGTTAGCAGAAGTTGCCCCAATTATGTTGGTCAGTCAGCTGCCAAAGAAAATGAAAAGGGTCAATGTAACAGAATAAGAGTTCATTCCTTTCAAAAACCAACAAAGCTGACAGCTCATATTACTGGTTTACCTCAACCTCAGGTGCCTCAGTTTCTTGGGCATCAGCCACAAATGAATTTGTATGGAGACCAAACACATTCTAAATCTCATGAATCATCAATCAGTGATAGACTCAAATCTACTTGTACTGCATGCACAACATTACaagataaaaacaagaaaaaaaatcagctGTCTTCATCAGAGTCCTCCAAAATATCCAAGCAACTCTTAGAATCAAATGAGGAAGCAGATAGCagttatagtagtgttattaACAATTTATTGGATAAAGATTCAGGGATTGGTAACAGTTTTGCAGAGAGTGAAAACAAAGGTGATGATTCAGACACACTGAAAGATGTTGAACATTTTGACTCTTTCGAAAGTTCTCCTGTGTCACAAGATAACAGTAGTATTGCTTTTAGTTCTGTAGAAACTTCTAAAATATCAGAGCATCCCAAAACAGCGGTACAGAAGAGGTTTGAATTTGTGAAAGAAAGATCTTTGCACCATATGAAAAATCCATCgataaaacaacagtttcactTGCAGAAGAACTTTGATACTAGTTTATTAACAGATTCTCCtggaaaacaaacaaagtcaAGTAGTGACACTGTTTATCCTCATTCATATGGATCCTATAGGGGGTTGTTGGCTTACCGTAAAATTCCtcctttaaaacattttcaagataTTCCAGCATGGAAAAAAATGTGTGACTCTAATTTCAACCAGAGAAGATCCTATGAACATTATCCAACTACAACTCCTAAAGAGGTGAAACAAGTTTTGAATCAAGAACTTACTAGTAGTGCAGAAAAtcaaatcaaaaataaaagtcAGAATGTAAAGGAAAAAGAAAGTATTTTCAAATCTTCACCAAGAGCTGGTAAATATAAAGACAGTAGCTCAAGATGCTGTCTTAAAGGATCTAAGAATAATACTGGTCAGATCGTTGAGGATCTTCCTGATAGCAAGAGCCAGTTATTTATTAGCTCAAGATTAGAGACAGAGAACAAGGATTTTATATGTAATGAAGAAATATCTGATCAAATCAAACCAACACTTTGTGAGGAAGAAAGAGCTAATGAGAATACTTGTGGCTCCACACTTCAGCAGTCAGTATCAGAACTACAACAACTCCAAACAGCTAGTACTTTTAAGCAAATTAGTGATAGACATTCAACTTTGTGTAGAGGCAGCTTGAAGTCATATTCAGACATAGGATCATCTTGTTCTAGTCTAGCTTCTGATGACCTTATGCTAGATTTTGAGAAATCCATGGATAACATCTTTGGAGAAGCATCTAAAGATGA GGAATCTCTGCAACATGTTATAATTGATGAAATTGAAGAAGAAAAGCATGATAAGTTCTCACCTTTAACTAGACCTTGTATGAAGAGACACAGTTTTACAGATTTTGAATCGAGAAGTGTACCAAG AATGCGTCTTGAACGTAAGGGATTGCATACTAGAGCAGATGGACTGTCTAAAAGACCATCTTCCTTAGAGTACTTTAAAGAATGGCGACATAGATCAGTAAGCCTTCCTTTACGGCCTCCTCGTCAGCTCACTATCACAGAAGGAGAAGATGGTAGCATGAAACTGGATGCATCTTCCTACAGAGTGTTATGTCAGGATTTAAATAGCATGAAGACAATGCTGCTACGGTTAAAGCGAGTTCTTCAGGAG TCAGAAACACTCAACCCCTTTGAGGCCTACAGCCAGTTG